The sequence GTGGAATGAGAAGGCGTTCCAAGAGGGTGAAACGAGAGCGAAccgcgcgcgcacgcattgcACGCATGCCGTTGACGTGCGTGGAAATTCTCATTTgccaaaaacaaagccaagtTTTCTTTTCCACCTGACGCGACTACGAAAAAGGCGACAATTAATGCGTCAAATTGTTGCAAACTGAACtgacaatgtttgttttcaagttgATGAATGTGGCGGAAATGTGGCttttcgagatttttttttttttgtcagaacacacacacacacacacacacacacacacacacatttgctccGAAACGAACAAAGTCGACATGAAGGCCAGTCTTTTTGCGGGCTTTATTTTCCTTGAATGGAGTCACATGAACTTGTCAATAAATAGTCGTATTCACAAAGGAAAAGACGgagcgcgtgcgcgtgtgctGTACAACTATTTACAACAAGTCGGTTTTCGCGCGCGCCTTCACTTGTTGGCGTCCACCCCGTGCAGGCGCGGCACCGCGCTGCACATGCTGCACGGGCACGGCATCCCGGTGGCGGCGACCCCCCAGTGCTGGTAAGCAGGCGGCGGGGCCTTGAGGAGTCCGTGCGGGGCCCTGGCGgaaggaggcggcggcggcgccagCAGCGGGTGGTGCGCGCCGTGCGGCGGCCCAGCCGCCTGCTGCAGGGACACCGGGTGCGGGTGCGCGTGCGCTAAGGAAGCGTGgtgcgcggcggcggcggcagcggcggcggcggctgcagcggcggcggctccCGCCCCCGCAGTCGCCGCCGGCCCCGGCCCGGCTCCCGCGCCGCCGCCGTAAATGTCAGCCAGCAGCCGCTTCATCTCGTCCAGCGAGGAGCTGAGCATGAGGATGTAGTTCCTGGCCAGCAGCAAGGTGGCGATCTTGGAGAGCTTGCGCACGGAGGGCCCGTGCGCGTAGGGCATGACCTCGCGGAGGCCGTCCATGGCCACGTTCAGGTCGTGCATGCGCTTGCGCTCGCGGCTGTTGATCTTCAGCCGGATGGACTGCAGCTCGTGCTCCGACAGCAGCTTGCGCTCGGCCTTCTTGGAGGCCGCGCGCGCCGCCGCCGAAAGCCCGTCCGCCTCGTCcgcgtcgtcgtcgtcctcgtcgtcgtcgtcgtcatggCAGCGGAGCCGGTGGTGTCGGGGAGGCGGCCCCCCCGTGGGCGAGTCGCCCTGCGTGGACGACACGGTGCCCGGGTAGCCGTGCGCGGAGCGGCGCAGCGTGGACAGGAAGGCGGCGTCCGCTTCCGGCGACGACGACACACGGCTCGCGTCCGACTCCATCCTGCGTGCACCTGCACCAGCACCTGGCCAAATACCACATGACGTCACAAAGATGCACACTCGTCGATGTGCAGGCAGAAAACGTTGCGCAAGCCATCGATGATTTCtccagctttttttcccctattattattttccctttttggTTTTGGCAAAATGTGCTCATCCGGTTTTGAAATGTGGCAAGTGATGACGCCACGCTGTTCGTCGCATGCGTGCGCTTTATTAAATTTTACAAGGGAACAACAAGTTTCAACCAATTAGAAATTCATCTCCAACAGGAAACATTTGACCCGCTTTTCGATCGACGCCAGTTGCGGAAACTACAAACAAGCAAGCAAGTTGTCACGCAAGCGCGCGCCCACCCGCCCATGCGTCTCTCTCGTGGTACGCGCAACACGACTCACGACGCCGACTTGAACTCGTGTCAGCGTTGCCCAAGCGATTTGCTTATTTACTTACAAAACGTTTCGCACAGCCTTCGAACGGCGTAAAACAATGGACCGACCCAGGAAGattttgcaaaaaagaaaatggtcgAGTTGTTTTGTATCCAAGAAACGGCTCGTCTTACGTAACAAAAATGGACCGACCCAGGAAGgttttgcaaaaagaaaacaacaacattttttgAGTTGTTTTGTACCCAAAGATTGTCTCGTCTtgcgtaaaaaaaatgaacggaCTCAGCAGGAaggttttgcaaaaaaaaaaaaaagaattcagttGTTTTGTAGCCAAAAAACGGCTCGTGCAAAACAACCCTATAGGAAGTTGGCTCAATGGGTTCCTTTTTTAACCCTCATTTGGAGCCAGAGTGTACATAAGGGAATCACATTCGGATTGGAATCGTATTTCGCTGACGGCATCATGCGTGCATGCAAGCTTGGTGGGCGCATCTATCCGCACTTTGGATGCAGACTGGCGTTGATTTGCATAGGGATTGCAGCGGATCTAGTCACGCGAGCGAGCTAGCGAGCGACGGCGCACtttcaacaaaatgtcaagCAGGCATCCAACATAGTCGCTGCGTCTTTTGTGAGGCTCCTGCATGCGGCTGTGGACGACAATTTCACGTGTGCGTGTTTGGCAATCCGAGTTGGTTGCGGCGCCACCGCAAAGATATACTACATTCAAAGGCCGAGGCCTCGGGCCGAAAGTCGCTCAAACTTACCGTCACTTGTTTTGGGACCAAGTTCCCAGAAAGATCCAAAAGGGCAAAAAGAGGCCGCAAAATCTGATTGACGTGACGTGACGTCGTCTACGCTGGACGTGGACCACGTGGACGACGTCCTTCCACGCGCTGGGGCTGCCGCATCAGTGGCGCGCCGCCGGGGCTTGGCGCCTTTTATACAataaggggggtgggggggttcaTGGGGGCCGAACAACACTCGCCACTCAGTGTGTGCGTACAATCAAGTGCC comes from Syngnathus acus chromosome 21, fSynAcu1.2, whole genome shotgun sequence and encodes:
- the olig2 gene encoding oligodendrocyte transcription factor 2; this translates as MESDASRVSSSPEADAAFLSTLRRSAHGYPGTVSSTQGDSPTGGPPPRHHRLRCHDDDDDEDDDDADEADGLSAAARAASKKAERKLLSEHELQSIRLKINSRERKRMHDLNVAMDGLREVMPYAHGPSVRKLSKIATLLLARNYILMLSSSLDEMKRLLADIYGGGAGAGPGPAATAGAGAAAAAAAAAAAAAAAHHASLAHAHPHPVSLQQAAGPPHGAHHPLLAPPPPPSARAPHGLLKAPPPAYQHWGVAATGMPCPCSMCSAVPRLHGVDANK